The following coding sequences lie in one Oceanidesulfovibrio indonesiensis genomic window:
- a CDS encoding beta-phosphoglucomutase family hydrolase yields MTAEVCKGIIFDLDGVITGTAKVHSKSWEKMFNEFLKTYAEREDRPFLPFDPKDDYLQYVDGKPRYQGVKSFLQSRGIDLPFGSPDDPSDKETVCGLGNRKNDIFREIIQEQGPEVFETSVRFIKALKEEGIRVGVASSSRNCRLILEQAGLMELFETRVDGEVSAELKLQGKPNPDIFVTAAQNMNLRPAQCVVVEDAISGVQAGHAGNFGLVLGVARDVDGKLLERFGADIVVRDLGEITVSDVREWFRKGLLEDGWNLHYEGFDPGDEKLRETLTAVGNGVVGTRGAFEGESAGFHYYPGTYIAGVFNKLPSEVHGRTIYNNDFVNCPNWLLVEFKIGNGEYVSPMSLEIMSYHQNLDMRRAILERIIVCKDNLGRITRIHTGRIASMAEPGLLCLHYDITPINYSAPITVRSSLDGNVINDNVARYRQLASRHLEFVNSGPAEDGESIYLHVRTNSSKYEIVMQAKTQVYEERDRLELDKRLVTDMARIGEEMVIPAKENRTYRVEKLVGLATSLHEIMEGVSSLREEASRWMNKAHSFHNALGPHVRAWEALWDKCDIQIRGDRFSQKSSRLHMYHLLVTASPHNRILDAGMPARGLHGESYRGHIFWDEIYIMPFYDLHLPDVAQALLLYRYHRLGPAMEYARQNGYEGAMFPWQTADDGYEETQELHYNPQSDDWGPDLSRRQRHVSIAVFYNVWRYAYSTNDTQFLAEYGAEMMLQIARFWGSIAHYDKNTGRYHIEGVMGPDEFHEKLPGSEELGLKDNAYTNIMTVWLLEKALSLLDTGIISPETMHKLEESGFSQQDVQKWRDMITKMNVIITDEGIISQFDGYMDLDELDWEDYRKRYYSVARMDRILKAEGDSPDHYKVAKQADVLMTYYLLEPDEVSRILAQLGYQTGDPIDLLKKNYHYYVARTSHGSTLSKIVHTVIACYVHGCDQAWQWFKEAMESDIYDTQGGTTTEGIHSGVMAGTIEAISRYFAGVDLSSDIVHIHPSLPDHWTNLSFKLLWKNTWYGFRITQEKVAVRVEGKGHRSIHVRVKDTDLTLAPGEEQEVRY; encoded by the coding sequence ATGACCGCTGAAGTCTGTAAGGGAATCATCTTCGACCTGGACGGAGTCATCACCGGCACGGCCAAGGTCCACTCCAAGTCGTGGGAGAAGATGTTCAATGAATTCCTCAAGACATATGCAGAACGTGAGGACAGACCTTTCCTGCCGTTCGACCCCAAGGACGATTACCTCCAGTATGTGGACGGCAAGCCCCGCTACCAGGGCGTGAAGAGCTTCCTGCAGTCTCGCGGCATCGACCTGCCCTTCGGCAGCCCGGACGATCCCAGCGACAAGGAAACCGTCTGCGGCCTGGGCAATCGCAAAAACGACATTTTCCGGGAAATTATCCAGGAGCAAGGCCCCGAAGTATTCGAGACCTCGGTGCGGTTCATCAAGGCGCTCAAGGAAGAAGGCATCCGCGTGGGCGTCGCGTCCTCCAGCCGCAACTGTCGGCTTATCCTTGAGCAGGCAGGGCTTATGGAGTTGTTTGAGACGCGCGTGGACGGCGAGGTCTCTGCCGAGCTCAAGCTCCAGGGCAAGCCCAATCCGGACATCTTCGTCACCGCCGCGCAGAATATGAACCTCAGACCTGCCCAGTGCGTTGTGGTGGAGGACGCCATCAGCGGCGTGCAGGCTGGCCATGCGGGAAACTTCGGCCTGGTGCTCGGCGTTGCGCGCGACGTGGACGGCAAGCTTCTGGAACGGTTCGGAGCGGACATCGTGGTGCGCGACCTTGGCGAAATCACGGTGTCCGACGTGCGCGAATGGTTCCGCAAAGGTCTGCTGGAAGACGGTTGGAACCTCCATTACGAAGGCTTCGACCCCGGCGATGAAAAACTGCGTGAAACCCTGACCGCCGTGGGCAATGGCGTGGTGGGCACCCGCGGCGCCTTCGAGGGCGAATCCGCCGGGTTCCACTACTACCCCGGCACGTACATCGCCGGCGTGTTCAACAAACTGCCCAGCGAGGTGCACGGCCGAACTATCTACAACAATGATTTCGTCAATTGTCCCAACTGGCTACTCGTTGAGTTCAAAATTGGCAACGGCGAGTACGTCAGTCCCATGTCGCTGGAGATTATGAGCTATCACCAGAACCTGGACATGCGGCGCGCCATCCTGGAACGGATCATAGTGTGCAAGGACAACCTCGGGCGCATCACCCGCATCCATACAGGACGCATCGCCTCCATGGCCGAGCCGGGCCTGCTCTGCCTGCACTACGACATCACGCCCATCAACTACTCCGCGCCCATCACAGTCCGCTCTTCGCTGGACGGCAACGTCATCAACGACAACGTGGCGCGCTACAGGCAGCTGGCCTCGCGGCATCTCGAGTTCGTCAACTCCGGGCCGGCCGAGGACGGCGAGTCCATCTACCTGCATGTGCGCACCAACAGCTCCAAATATGAAATCGTGATGCAGGCCAAGACGCAGGTCTACGAGGAGCGCGACCGCCTGGAACTGGACAAGAGGCTCGTCACGGATATGGCCCGCATCGGCGAGGAGATGGTCATTCCGGCCAAGGAGAACCGCACGTACCGTGTGGAAAAGCTCGTGGGACTTGCCACCAGCCTGCACGAAATCATGGAAGGCGTCTCCTCCCTGCGCGAAGAGGCGTCACGCTGGATGAACAAGGCCCATTCGTTCCACAATGCACTCGGGCCGCACGTGCGCGCATGGGAAGCGCTGTGGGACAAGTGCGACATCCAGATCCGCGGCGATCGCTTCTCGCAAAAGTCCTCGAGACTGCACATGTACCACCTGCTCGTCACTGCCTCGCCCCACAACCGGATACTCGATGCGGGCATGCCTGCCCGCGGCCTGCACGGCGAATCCTATCGCGGCCACATCTTCTGGGACGAAATATACATCATGCCGTTTTATGACCTCCACCTTCCGGACGTCGCCCAGGCCTTGCTCCTCTACCGCTACCATCGCCTCGGCCCGGCCATGGAGTACGCCCGCCAGAACGGATACGAAGGAGCCATGTTTCCCTGGCAGACAGCCGACGACGGCTACGAGGAGACACAGGAGCTGCATTACAACCCCCAGAGCGACGACTGGGGGCCGGACCTCTCCAGAAGGCAGCGCCACGTCTCCATCGCCGTGTTCTACAATGTCTGGCGTTATGCGTACTCGACCAACGACACCCAGTTCCTGGCCGAGTACGGAGCCGAGATGATGCTCCAGATCGCCCGGTTCTGGGGATCCATCGCCCATTACGACAAGAACACCGGCCGCTACCACATCGAAGGCGTCATGGGCCCTGATGAGTTCCACGAGAAGCTCCCGGGGTCGGAAGAACTCGGACTCAAAGACAACGCCTACACGAACATCATGACTGTCTGGCTCCTGGAAAAGGCGCTCTCACTGCTCGACACGGGCATCATTTCGCCGGAAACCATGCACAAGCTTGAAGAATCGGGATTCAGTCAGCAGGACGTGCAGAAGTGGCGCGACATGATCACCAAGATGAACGTGATCATCACGGACGAGGGCATCATCAGCCAGTTCGACGGTTACATGGACCTCGACGAGCTCGACTGGGAGGACTACCGCAAGCGCTACTACTCCGTGGCGCGCATGGATCGCATCCTCAAGGCCGAAGGCGACTCTCCGGACCACTACAAGGTGGCCAAGCAGGCAGACGTGCTCATGACCTACTACCTGCTGGAACCCGACGAGGTCTCGCGCATCCTCGCACAACTCGGCTACCAAACAGGCGACCCCATCGACCTGCTCAAAAAGAATTACCACTACTACGTGGCGCGCACCTCCCACGGCTCCACGCTCTCCAAGATAGTCCACACGGTCATCGCCTGCTACGTGCACGGCTGCGACCAGGCCTGGCAGTGGTTCAAGGAGGCCATGGAGTCCGATATCTACGACACCCAGGGCGGCACCACCACCGAAGGCATTCATAGCGGGGTCATGGCCGGCACCATAGAGGCGATCAGCCGCTACTTCGCCGGAGTGGACCTTTCCAGCGACATCGTCCATATCCATCCCAGTCTGCCGGACCACTGGACAAACCTTTCCTTCAAGCTGCTCTGGAAAAACACCTGGTACGGCTTCCGCATCACCCAGGAGAAAGTAGCCGTGCGCGTAGAGGGCAAGGGCCACCGCTCCATCCACGTGCGCGTCAAGGACACCGACCTCACTCTTGCGCCCGGCGAGGAGCAGGAAGTCCGGTACTGA
- a CDS encoding MFS transporter has translation MTPVPPYDFRRAFPWLAFVTGLFFLNFLTRVIFSPLMLDIERDLGIHHAQAGRLYLVFSVGYAVSLFASGFISTRIRHRTVISVSAVAVGISFIAIAMTRTYLELSLGLLAFGLAGGLYLPSGIAALTSLVREKDYGKAFSVHELAPNLSLFLAPVLAVLLLDHMSWRDMLAYIGLISIVTGALFQWKGRGGDETGRSPDIELIGSFVRARQFWGLLLLFFIAVGASFAPYSVMPLYLVDERGLSENWAQQLLAISRITGPIGAVLSGWLSDRLGPGRTISLYLVFCGGSTMALGLAQGGFLTAAVILQALSSVMFFPAGFSLLSKVFPSDVRSMAISCIIPAAFILGNGLAPSLLGWAGHHGAFDIGFICQGGFMLLGLIVIPLLRERLDTV, from the coding sequence ATGACCCCAGTTCCTCCGTACGATTTCCGCCGTGCCTTTCCGTGGCTTGCATTCGTCACAGGACTGTTTTTTCTCAATTTCCTCACGCGGGTGATCTTCTCCCCGCTCATGCTCGACATCGAGAGAGACCTCGGCATCCACCACGCCCAGGCTGGCCGGCTCTATCTCGTTTTTTCCGTAGGCTACGCCGTCAGTCTCTTCGCTTCCGGGTTCATCTCAACACGCATTCGCCATCGTACAGTCATTTCGGTGTCGGCTGTGGCCGTGGGCATATCGTTCATCGCCATCGCCATGACCCGGACCTACCTGGAACTCTCGCTCGGGCTCCTGGCGTTCGGCCTGGCTGGCGGCCTGTACCTGCCCTCAGGCATAGCCGCACTGACCTCTCTGGTGCGCGAAAAGGATTATGGCAAAGCGTTTTCCGTGCACGAGCTGGCGCCGAACCTCAGTCTCTTCCTTGCGCCTGTGCTCGCCGTGCTTCTGCTGGACCACATGAGCTGGCGCGACATGCTCGCGTATATCGGCCTGATCAGCATCGTGACCGGAGCGCTGTTTCAGTGGAAAGGCCGCGGCGGCGACGAGACCGGCCGTTCTCCTGATATCGAGCTCATCGGATCGTTTGTCCGCGCCCGCCAGTTCTGGGGGTTGTTGCTGCTGTTTTTCATCGCGGTTGGCGCGAGCTTCGCGCCGTACTCCGTCATGCCGCTGTATCTGGTGGACGAACGCGGACTTTCCGAAAATTGGGCGCAACAGTTGCTGGCCATTTCCAGGATAACCGGTCCGATAGGCGCCGTGCTGTCCGGCTGGCTCTCGGACCGACTCGGCCCGGGGCGAACCATCTCGCTCTATCTCGTATTCTGCGGCGGTTCCACTATGGCGCTCGGCCTGGCGCAGGGCGGATTCCTCACGGCAGCCGTCATCCTGCAGGCATTGTCGTCCGTCATGTTTTTTCCGGCCGGCTTCTCACTGTTGTCAAAAGTATTTCCTTCAGACGTACGGAGCATGGCCATTTCCTGCATCATTCCGGCGGCGTTCATTCTGGGCAACGGTCTGGCCCCGTCCCTGCTGGGCTGGGCCGGGCATCATGGCGCTTTCGATATCGGATTCATATGCCAGGGGGGATTCATGCTCCTCGGTTTGATCGTCATTCCATTGTTGCGGGAACGGTTGGATACGGTGTAA
- a CDS encoding peroxiredoxin produces the protein MTCDTPHHEHHHQPIEHAKIGKPVKDFTMDVFDPEEGGFGEVSLQSLKDQKKWVILFFYPADFTFVCPTELADLAEKHAQLKAMNCEVLSVSTDTKFVHLAWKNDEQLLKNVKYKMAADPTGKVSRYFGVYDCDTGVADRGTFIINPEGLLVGSEISYHNVGRNADELVRKMEASIYLQDHPNEACPAKWTAGQKTLTPSEKLVGKVGQELA, from the coding sequence ATGACATGTGACACACCCCACCACGAGCACCACCACCAGCCCATTGAGCACGCCAAAATCGGCAAGCCCGTCAAGGACTTCACCATGGATGTCTTTGATCCGGAAGAAGGCGGTTTCGGCGAGGTTTCCCTGCAGAGCCTCAAGGATCAGAAAAAGTGGGTCATCCTCTTCTTCTACCCGGCGGACTTTACTTTCGTATGCCCCACGGAGCTGGCCGACCTCGCTGAAAAGCATGCCCAGCTCAAGGCCATGAATTGTGAAGTGCTCTCTGTCTCCACGGACACCAAGTTCGTTCATCTTGCATGGAAAAATGACGAGCAGTTGCTGAAGAACGTGAAGTACAAGATGGCCGCCGATCCCACCGGCAAGGTCTCACGCTACTTCGGCGTATACGATTGCGATACCGGTGTGGCTGATCGCGGCACCTTTATCATCAACCCTGAGGGCCTCCTCGTGGGCTCCGAGATCAGCTACCACAATGTGGGCCGAAACGCGGATGAGCTGGTGCGCAAGATGGAAGCAAGCATTTACCTGCAGGATCACCCGAACGAGGCATGTCCGGCCAAATGGACCGCGGGCCAGAAAACCCTGACCCCCTCCGAAAAACTTGTGGGCAAGGTAGGACAGGAACTCGCATAG
- a CDS encoding alkaline phosphatase: MYTMKRMTARSIALLVAFVLLTAAPALAKSSFYEGKPAKYVFLFIGDGMGLPQKAATEQFAGKQLVLDQFPAQGITTTFAADRFITGSAAATAMAAGVKTNIGMLGMTPDQKKVKNIAQLAKEQGKKVGIISSVSIDHATPAAFYSHVPKRSMYHEIDHALAESGFDFFGGGGLKDPEGKRLLKKDPNAKTLGDAMAKIKDNGYQIVTEKESFMSLKPGAGKILAYNEWLQDSEALPYHMDNRPQDITLPEFTEKAIELLDNDNGFFIMVEGGKIDWACHANDAAAAVMDTIAFDEAVQKAVAFAEKHPGEVLIVVSGDHECGGLAIGFAGTKYDTDFQVLGNQKISYTKFDQDVLDGFKGSFNELKPLITENFGLKFEGDPKADPLVLTDYQKQLLEKAFEQTMKGEKERAESEETFLLYGGYNPLSIKITHILNNKAGLGWTSYSHTGVPVGTSAMGVGADTFNGYYENTDVAKKIMAVMGLEAKVYAMDDDSPAKVAVK; this comes from the coding sequence ATGTACACCATGAAACGCATGACCGCCCGGAGCATCGCGCTCCTCGTCGCGTTCGTTCTGCTGACCGCAGCGCCGGCTCTGGCCAAATCCTCGTTCTACGAGGGCAAGCCGGCCAAGTATGTTTTCCTCTTCATCGGCGACGGCATGGGCCTGCCGCAAAAAGCCGCCACCGAGCAGTTCGCCGGCAAGCAGTTGGTGCTTGACCAGTTCCCGGCCCAAGGCATCACCACCACGTTCGCCGCCGATCGTTTCATCACAGGCTCCGCCGCCGCCACGGCCATGGCCGCCGGAGTGAAGACCAACATCGGCATGCTCGGAATGACTCCCGATCAGAAAAAGGTCAAAAATATCGCCCAACTCGCCAAAGAACAGGGCAAAAAGGTCGGCATCATCTCCAGCGTGTCCATAGACCACGCGACCCCGGCCGCGTTCTACTCCCACGTGCCCAAGCGCTCCATGTACCATGAGATCGACCACGCCCTGGCCGAGAGCGGCTTCGACTTCTTCGGAGGCGGAGGCCTGAAGGACCCCGAGGGCAAGCGCCTGCTCAAGAAGGACCCCAACGCCAAAACCCTGGGCGACGCCATGGCCAAGATCAAGGATAACGGCTACCAGATCGTGACGGAGAAGGAATCCTTCATGAGCCTCAAACCTGGGGCCGGCAAAATCCTTGCGTATAACGAATGGCTCCAGGACTCCGAAGCCCTGCCCTACCACATGGACAACCGGCCCCAGGACATTACCCTGCCCGAGTTCACCGAGAAGGCCATCGAACTGCTGGACAACGACAATGGCTTCTTCATCATGGTGGAAGGCGGCAAGATCGACTGGGCCTGCCACGCAAACGACGCCGCCGCTGCGGTGATGGACACCATTGCTTTTGACGAGGCCGTGCAGAAGGCCGTTGCCTTTGCCGAGAAGCATCCCGGCGAGGTGCTCATTGTGGTCTCCGGCGACCACGAGTGCGGCGGCCTGGCCATCGGCTTTGCCGGCACCAAGTACGACACCGACTTCCAGGTACTCGGCAACCAGAAGATTTCTTACACCAAATTCGACCAGGACGTACTGGACGGCTTCAAGGGCTCTTTCAATGAACTGAAGCCGTTGATCACCGAGAACTTCGGGCTCAAGTTCGAAGGCGACCCAAAGGCCGATCCGCTGGTGCTTACCGACTACCAGAAGCAGCTTCTGGAGAAGGCTTTCGAGCAGACCATGAAGGGCGAAAAGGAGCGTGCCGAGAGCGAGGAGACCTTCCTTCTCTACGGCGGCTACAACCCGCTTTCCATCAAGATCACCCACATTCTGAACAACAAGGCCGGTCTCGGCTGGACCTCCTACTCCCACACCGGCGTGCCTGTCGGCACCTCCGCCATGGGCGTGGGTGCGGACACCTTCAACGGCTACTACGAAAACACCGACGTCGCCAAAAAAATCATGGCCGTCATGGGTCTGGAAGCCAAGGTCTACGCCATGGACGACGATTCTCCGGCCAAGGTTGCGGTCAAGTAA
- a CDS encoding ferredoxin, whose amino-acid sequence MSKKRVSFSPGGCKMCEACVSLAPECFEIDQDTGMLMQKIEYVDEDLARELCAYCPEDCIEMEDVVEE is encoded by the coding sequence GTGAGCAAGAAGCGCGTCAGCTTCAGCCCCGGTGGATGCAAAATGTGCGAGGCGTGCGTATCCCTCGCTCCGGAGTGCTTCGAGATCGATCAGGATACCGGCATGTTAATGCAAAAAATCGAATACGTGGACGAGGACCTTGCCCGCGAATTGTGCGCCTATTGTCCCGAAGATTGCATTGAGATGGAGGATGTTGTCGAGGAGTAG
- a CDS encoding OmpA family protein: MYKKSFVRIMLLLLAVTFMAVPAEAKWKKVPKVDNFILFQDYSGSMAMHHEAYKQVKIAMSKKVLNRLNEMTPELGYNASLHTFAPFAEMLAMGPYDKSAMSSAIGKIQTDYPIFGRLTPMGPGIAELRPVLDNLSGKTAIIMLSDGRHNKGVDPVAEATAIYNSYPNVCFHVISFAENDYGREILESIAALNDCSCGVIEGAQLMEDDVALEDFLKCALYDLVNVCDSEVIMFRSIQFDFDRSFIRDDMRPILDEAAQIILENDCNYELAGHTCNIGTEQYNQGLSERRAASVKDYLVGRGVDSAKLTTVGYGELQPKYDNSTREGRRLNRRVEIRVLP; the protein is encoded by the coding sequence ATGTACAAGAAATCTTTCGTACGCATCATGCTTCTGCTGTTGGCCGTGACCTTCATGGCCGTGCCTGCCGAAGCGAAGTGGAAAAAGGTCCCCAAGGTCGACAACTTCATCCTCTTCCAGGACTACTCCGGCTCCATGGCCATGCACCATGAGGCCTACAAGCAGGTGAAGATCGCCATGTCCAAAAAGGTGCTCAATCGCCTCAACGAGATGACACCCGAACTGGGCTACAATGCTTCCCTGCACACCTTCGCTCCGTTTGCGGAGATGCTCGCCATGGGCCCCTACGACAAGTCCGCGATGAGCTCCGCCATCGGCAAGATCCAGACCGACTACCCGATCTTCGGACGCCTGACCCCCATGGGTCCCGGCATTGCCGAGCTTCGCCCGGTCCTGGACAACCTCTCCGGCAAGACCGCCATCATCATGCTTTCTGATGGCCGCCACAACAAAGGTGTCGATCCCGTTGCCGAAGCGACCGCCATCTACAACAGCTACCCCAACGTGTGCTTCCACGTGATTTCCTTTGCCGAGAATGACTACGGCCGGGAGATCCTGGAGTCCATCGCCGCCCTGAACGACTGCTCCTGCGGCGTCATCGAAGGCGCGCAGCTCATGGAAGACGACGTCGCCCTTGAAGACTTCCTGAAGTGCGCTCTGTACGACCTCGTGAACGTGTGTGACTCCGAAGTCATCATGTTCCGCTCCATCCAGTTCGACTTCGACCGCTCCTTCATCCGCGATGACATGCGGCCCATCCTCGACGAGGCTGCCCAGATCATCCTGGAGAACGACTGCAACTACGAGCTGGCTGGTCACACCTGTAACATCGGCACCGAGCAGTACAACCAGGGCCTCTCCGAGCGCCGCGCCGCTTCCGTCAAGGACTACCTGGTCGGCCGGGGTGTCGATTCCGCGAAGCTCACCACCGTTGGTTACGGCGAGCTGCAGCCCAAGTACGACAACTCCACTCGCGAAGGCCGCCGCCTGAACCGCCGCGTGGAGATCCGCGTGCTTCCCTAG
- a CDS encoding AI-2E family transporter: MDDQKNNVNSSGDKSQDTNGIERLGNFFARGTRPFLLIILFFSLYLAFSILKPFLSTIIFAIILAALAYPVHKRLVSTFRGKKNLAALTTVLLLTLVIVLPLFLVGSAMVSQGLDFVATVRKWIDAGGMDQLTDRSIIDRTLLWVDTNLPFVELRNIDFQSGLLALTQRLSEQFLKQGYEVVGNFASLVMRFMIMIFIAFYLVRDGGEMVKAVKHLSPLRERQEDRIFTKVRAVARSVLMGSMLTAALQGFAAAIGLAIVGVPAIFWGTMIAFSSLIPVIGTALFWVPITGYLVLTGAYTSAIFFGLWCAIVVGSIDNFVRPYLMRGEGGMSPFYVFLAIVGGIQVFGLAGLLYGPLIIGFAMVMLLIYEEEFREVLLETETDAGEGPEIIRALAPIDAVQGTPATETSDEENGQRTVDTPEHDSGSTGGCKAGG; encoded by the coding sequence ATGGACGATCAAAAAAACAACGTCAACAGCTCCGGGGACAAGTCGCAAGACACCAACGGCATCGAGCGCCTCGGCAACTTCTTTGCCCGCGGCACCCGGCCGTTCCTTCTCATCATCCTTTTCTTCTCGCTGTATCTTGCGTTCAGCATCCTCAAGCCTTTCCTGTCCACCATCATTTTCGCCATCATCCTTGCAGCTCTGGCCTATCCGGTCCATAAGCGACTGGTCAGCACATTCCGCGGCAAAAAAAACCTGGCGGCTCTCACCACGGTTTTGCTGCTCACCCTTGTCATCGTGCTGCCGCTGTTTCTTGTCGGCTCGGCCATGGTCAGCCAGGGCTTGGATTTCGTGGCGACAGTGCGCAAATGGATCGACGCTGGCGGCATGGACCAACTGACGGACCGTTCGATCATCGACAGGACACTCCTGTGGGTGGACACGAACCTGCCCTTCGTGGAACTGAGAAACATTGATTTCCAAAGCGGCCTGCTCGCGCTGACGCAGCGGCTTTCCGAGCAATTCCTCAAGCAGGGATACGAGGTTGTCGGCAACTTTGCCAGCCTCGTGATGCGCTTCATGATCATGATCTTCATCGCCTTCTACCTCGTGCGCGACGGCGGCGAGATGGTCAAGGCCGTCAAACACCTCTCCCCATTGCGGGAACGCCAGGAAGACCGCATTTTCACCAAGGTCCGGGCCGTGGCGCGTTCCGTGCTCATGGGGTCCATGCTCACCGCAGCTCTGCAAGGCTTCGCCGCAGCCATCGGTCTGGCCATAGTGGGCGTGCCGGCCATTTTCTGGGGCACGATGATCGCCTTCAGCTCGCTCATCCCGGTCATCGGAACGGCGCTCTTCTGGGTGCCCATCACCGGCTACCTGGTGCTCACCGGCGCTTACACATCCGCTATTTTTTTCGGCCTGTGGTGCGCCATCGTTGTGGGATCCATCGACAATTTCGTTCGTCCCTACCTCATGCGCGGCGAAGGCGGCATGTCTCCCTTCTACGTATTCCTCGCCATCGTCGGCGGCATCCAGGTATTCGGCCTTGCCGGTCTGCTCTACGGACCGCTCATCATCGGTTTCGCCATGGTCATGCTGCTCATCTACGAGGAAGAGTTCCGCGAGGTGCTGCTGGAGACCGAAACCGACGCCGGCGAAGGCCCGGAGATAATACGCGCCCTGGCTCCCATCGACGCCGTTCAAGGCACTCCAGCCACGGAGACCTCGGACGAGGAAAACGGACAGAGAACTGTCGACACGCCCGAGCATGATTCCGGATCCACCGGCGGCTGCAAGGCCGGAGGATAG
- a CDS encoding flagellar brake protein, which yields MGWDKMDLPIGHEMLVQFEGEKARFKSAYYGQKPEEFLIIQMPGIPGIREKLLNGSGLVIRYFVSGRVYGFKAHSMGHVVRPCPLIFLSYPHSVESLNLRQNERVNTFLDAQGTIDDVTMQGVILDLSAGGCMLMVNRSTGVSWPNLDPGQIIHLEFALGKNEEPLRILSQTISARKDPERIRLGIKFILNTEKEADAAAVKKLEKYIGTISGFLRGEF from the coding sequence ATGGGTTGGGACAAGATGGACTTGCCCATCGGACACGAGATGTTGGTCCAGTTCGAGGGCGAAAAAGCCAGATTCAAAAGCGCATATTACGGACAGAAACCCGAAGAGTTTCTCATAATCCAAATGCCCGGCATTCCCGGGATTCGCGAAAAACTGCTGAACGGCAGTGGCCTTGTCATCCGCTATTTCGTAAGCGGACGCGTATACGGCTTCAAGGCGCACTCCATGGGCCATGTAGTCCGGCCGTGCCCTCTCATTTTCCTGTCGTACCCCCACTCCGTTGAATCCCTGAACCTGCGGCAGAACGAGCGGGTGAACACATTTCTGGACGCGCAGGGCACCATTGACGATGTGACCATGCAAGGCGTCATCCTGGATCTGAGCGCGGGCGGGTGCATGCTCATGGTGAACCGCTCAACCGGCGTCTCCTGGCCCAATCTGGACCCTGGCCAGATCATTCACCTGGAATTCGCGCTGGGCAAAAACGAAGAACCTCTCAGAATTCTCTCCCAGACCATCAGTGCGCGCAAGGACCCGGAGCGCATACGGCTCGGCATCAAATTCATTCTCAATACCGAAAAGGAGGCTGATGCGGCTGCCGTCAAGAAACTGGAAAAATACATCGGCACAATCTCCGGATTCCTGCGCGGGGAGTTTTGA
- a CDS encoding YibE/F family protein: MRHTRYDSILVIVFAVLSTALYFMPTGFEGAQPANALRVRGEIVEVDNSEVQRLGMIKKGHQTIVVRILNGDHEGEEHETANQLMGRMDLDKLYAVGDTALVVLSENDAGEITFVNAQDHYRLGLEVLLLGLFAVLLVAFGGWTGLKALLSFVFAALLLWKGLVPALLKGYDPIWVSLGVVALLAAVVIFLVAGVTRKGMAAFIGAFLGVLTSCLMAWYFTHEFHLHGAVLPFAETLLYSGFGHLDLVRIYIAAVFIAASGAVMDLAMDVAASMHEVVEKKPDISRIEALKSGMRVGRAVVGTMTTTLLLAYSGGFITLLMAFMAQGIPLANMFNLVYVAAEVLKTLVGSFGLVTVAPFTALVGAFIFVRK; this comes from the coding sequence GTGCGACACACCCGTTACGACTCCATACTGGTCATCGTTTTCGCTGTTCTCTCGACCGCTCTCTATTTCATGCCTACCGGTTTCGAAGGCGCCCAACCCGCAAACGCTCTGCGGGTTCGTGGTGAGATTGTCGAGGTAGACAACAGCGAGGTCCAGCGACTCGGCATGATCAAAAAGGGCCACCAGACCATCGTCGTCCGCATTCTGAATGGCGACCATGAAGGCGAAGAGCACGAAACGGCCAACCAGCTGATGGGGCGGATGGACCTGGACAAGCTCTACGCAGTGGGCGATACGGCCCTTGTTGTGCTTTCCGAGAACGATGCCGGCGAGATCACCTTCGTCAATGCGCAGGACCATTACCGGCTCGGACTCGAGGTGCTGCTGCTCGGCCTCTTTGCCGTGCTGCTCGTGGCCTTTGGCGGATGGACGGGCCTGAAGGCCCTGCTTTCATTCGTTTTCGCCGCGCTTTTGCTCTGGAAAGGACTCGTTCCTGCCCTGCTCAAGGGATACGATCCCATCTGGGTTTCCCTGGGCGTGGTCGCGCTGCTCGCGGCGGTGGTCATCTTCCTGGTGGCCGGCGTCACGCGCAAGGGCATGGCCGCCTTCATCGGCGCATTTCTCGGCGTGCTCACCAGCTGTTTGATGGCTTGGTACTTCACCCACGAATTCCACCTGCACGGCGCCGTGCTGCCCTTCGCGGAAACGTTGCTCTACTCCGGCTTCGGGCATCTGGACCTCGTGCGCATCTACATCGCCGCGGTCTTCATCGCAGCTTCCGGCGCGGTAATGGACCTCGCCATGGACGTGGCCGCCTCCATGCACGAGGTAGTGGAGAAGAAACCGGACATCTCCAGAATCGAGGCGCTCAAGTCCGGCATGCGCGTGGGCCGCGCCGTGGTCGGCACCATGACCACAACCCTGCTGCTCGCCTACTCGGGCGGCTTCATTACTCTGCTCATGGCCTTCATGGCCCAGGGCATACCGCTGGCCAACATGTTCAACCTCGTTTACGTGGCAGCCGAAGTCCTCAAGACCCTGGTGGGGAGCTTCGGACTCGTTACCGTGGCCCCGTTCACGGCTTTGGTGGGCGCGTTCATCTTCGTACGCAAATAG